TGGTATCtaatttattggttttgtgtttcttgaATGTAGTGGGTAGTGGAGGCACACACGTCTAGAAAGTTGATATCAATCAAGGAAAAAGAAGGTCAAGATATTAGTCATTTGCTCAAAGATGGTGAATTTGATGACCCTTCGTTGTACATGTATTTCACACTCAATGATCTCAAACTAGGAACCAAATTGCTGATTTACTTCTACAAAAACGATCTTCAAAAGCTTCCTCCACTTCTCACAAGACAACAAGCCGATCTCATTCCTTTCACTAAGTCAAAGCTTGACTTCCTTCTCGACCACTTCTCTATCACCAAAGACTCTCCTCAAGGGAAAGCCATAAAGGAGACTTTGGGACATTGTGATGCTAAAGCTATTGAAGGAGAGCATAAGTTTTGTGGAACTTCTTTGGAGTCATTGATCGATCTtgtgaagaaaacaatggGGTATAATGTTGACCTCAAGGTCATGACGACTAAAGTAATGGTACCGGCCCAAAATTCGATAAGCTACGCTTTGCATAACTACACATTCGTCGAGGCTCCAAAGGAACTTGTT
This sequence is a window from Arabidopsis thaliana chromosome 1 sequence. Protein-coding genes within it:
- the USPL1 gene encoding unknown seed protein like 1 (unknown seed protein like 1 (USPL1); CONTAINS InterPro DOMAIN/s: BURP (InterPro:IPR004873); BEST Arabidopsis thaliana protein match is: BURP domain-containing protein (TAIR:AT5G25610.1); Has 493 Blast hits to 491 proteins in 39 species: Archae - 0; Bacteria - 0; Metazoa - 0; Fungi - 0; Plants - 493; Viruses - 0; Other Eukaryotes - 0 (source: NCBI BLink).), with the translated sequence MASTFRLSISFLTLILFSLWVVEAHTSRKLISIKEKEGQDISHLLKDGEFDDPSLYMYFTLNDLKLGTKLLIYFYKNDLQKLPPLLTRQQADLIPFTKSKLDFLLDHFSITKDSPQGKAIKETLGHCDAKAIEGEHKFCGTSLESLIDLVKKTMGYNVDLKVMTTKVMVPAQNSISYALHNYTFVEAPKELVGIKMLGCHRMPYPYAVYYCHGHKGGSRVFEVNLVTDDGRQRVVGPAVCHMDTSTWDADHVAFKVLKMEPRSAPVCHFFPLDNIVWVTK